From the genome of Nicotiana tabacum cultivar K326 chromosome 2, ASM71507v2, whole genome shotgun sequence:
AATTGGTGATAGGTCGAGGGCATAGCCTTCATCTCGTGTATCCACAGCCTTCCGAGGATCACATTATAGCATATGTCGTCTACCACTTCGAACAAAGTGGTCTTCGTTATTCTTTCGGCATGCATGGGCAGCAAAATTTCTCCTCGGGTCGTCACGCTTGTTAGATTGAAGCCAACTAGAAGCTTTATCGCTGGAATGATGTTCCCGGTTGATTTTTCTTGCTCCAGAACTCTCCATTAGATGATGTTGGTTGAACTTCCTGGATCAACCAAAAAAtgcttaattttaaaatctaaaacgtTAAGTGAAACTACCATCACGTCATTGTGCGATAGGAGAAGTCCATCTGATCTATCCGAACGTAAAACTCCTTCGTATTTTGATCCATTCTCTCATGAATTTCATGAGCTCGATTTTGAAAAGATCATTCACGTTGTTGTTCCCAGATCTACAATAGCTACCTCCGGCTCTGTTGAAACCAACCCCATCCTTTGGAGTGTTGTTATTGGTCCTTTGTGCTGTCTGATTTGCGGTAGCGCTGGGATGAACCGGGGCCCTTCCATAAGTGTTGTTGGAAGCACCCGACAAAACTTGTTTTAATTTCGTCATCATGCGATCTTGCCTTGAAAGGCGATCCATGATTGCCCTTTGCTGTTCTATCAGGAGTTTGACCGTTTCAACCACGTGTTCATCCTCCGCATCATTAGGAGTTGGGACACGCACATGCCATGGGTACTGACCTTCACGAACTGGGGTTGTTTAATCCCCTTCATAACGGATCTCGCTGATTGAGTCATCACACTAGGATGCCTCATCCTGTTCATCATGTGCTCTAACGTTATAAGTGTTGTTGACATTGTTAGCTCACATGTCCGATTTTAACTAAGGAAAGAGTCAATGATTTATTAGTAACAAACGAATGGACCAAAGCAATAACGCAGTTGTCTATGTcccacggtgagcgccaaactgtttactcgtagaacggtacagttgaattatagcgtggtttatagacaagcgaatcaaTTTGGTCCGAAAATGATAAATAAACAAGAACAAAAATAAGATTGACGAacgaaattaaagaaaataacaagCCTGACTAAAGGCTTAGCCCTTCCGATGACATGAgaaaaaatatttcaagtattTGAGTTCCGTGTAATAATAGAATTAATTACAACTATTTGAGTGCAAAATGTTTTATGTCCTTCAATGGTTGTTAATCCTGCTATTTATAGTTCTAGTTAGGGAGACAAGATCCTAAAATCAAATtcctcttgaatgagaataaaaacGTCATTGATGAGTGCATAACGGCTCGCTTTGAATGTATATATTCTTTGTAACGACTGCTTATTAAATGCTATCCGATGTCAAACCTTTGAATCTCTATTATCGGCCATGCTTCCTTTGGGATCTATCTGGTACCGGTTACATACTCCTCACCCGGTGCCAGTTATTTGCTGACTCACCTTCTGCCTGTGTTCGGTTCCACGTGTCAATATTTGACCACCTGTTATCAACCAATTTCCCCCCTAAATAGATATAACTATATTTTCTtacataaaaatcataaaacttttactaacttGCACAAAAATCATAGTGACCGAAAAATATAACTTTTCGGTAGTATTTTCTCATTCcacgattttttatttttttattttcagtctaataaataataatccaaTTAAAATAGGAATGACTCAACCCGACCCAATAgccatatatataaattaaaataatactaaaagtgaatcCTTCAAAATCCGAtactctatcttttatttttcatttcaagATTTTCATTCAAATCGATAGCATTTTTGTTTCAAGTGCCCTCTAATTATACCTTCTTTATTTGGTCAGAATCTCATGCATTTCAAACTAATATTTTTGTGGGGGAAgaattcacttttagtattattttaatttatgtatatGGGTATTGTCAGGTTGGGTTGGTTCATTCCTAttttaagagaaaaaataaaattgagcGGTCGACTGAAACTGATTGCATTCGCTAGCAAAAATTATATAGaatcgtatatatatatatatatatatatatatatatatatatatatatatatatatatatatatataatacacgtatatataaaaatatttattttatcagCTAATATTTTGTTTGAGcggctaaaaatatatatttttcctattttaattgagttattatttattaaactaaaaataaaaaataaaaagacatggaataagaaaatactactgaaaaattatattttccgGTCACTATAATTTTTATGTGAGTTAGTGAAAgatttatgatttttgtgtgagaaaacagcgttatatgactttagtgaaaaaagtcatagttataCGATCATCCGTGAAAATTACCCTAATATAGTGAGATAGTACTACTAAAATGTAACTTTGGACCAGTTAGTTCAATAAGATCAGAAACTGTTCTATGCATGAGAGTTGCTTAAATTTGATTTGTCTTTTTCAAATTTCTACCATTTTGATTTCAGAACATAATTAAGTACCCTTCCTTCCTTTTCAATTGTGTGGAAGAAAATTCTGATGAGTCATATCAGAATAAAGCAAGAACCCATATCGACCACTATTCCAAAGCTTAAGATGCCtttatatgaaaaaaaaaaaaacttattaaaaatatgCATGAAATAAAGTTAGTCATATCTGCACTTGCCTTTAATACTGAAATTGGAATGGGCCATAAAAATATTACTCGTAGGCCATAAAACAGTGTTCTGGGTGTGAAATTATATAGTACTAAAAAAAGACAAGATAGATCTAAAATTACAGGAAAGAAAATTATTTTGAAGACCTACTATCTCTTGTAATCCATATCGATTTTGTGAAAAATAAgacacaatgaaaaaaaaagatcTATGTAGGTGATACAAAGTAGTTGGTATTACGTTTTAGTCATATTAGTAagtgggcatttggacataagaattgtaaaattccggaaaaatattaacttgttttcaagtaaaaatggtatttgaaaattagagttgtgtttggacatgaatatagttttgggttgttttttaatttttgtgaaTGATccgagtgaaaattttgaaaaataaatttttggagtttttcgaattttcgaaaaattttaaaatttatcttcaagtgaaattgaaaattgtatggccaaacactgatttcgaaaaaaagtgaaattttttttttaaaaaaagtgaaaaaaattcaTGGCCAAACAGGCTCTAAGTATACTTTAGGTCCATTGCTTTTTTAGAGCCTTCTAGTAATGTGAGAGATTTATATACTtgtaaaaaataggaaaaattacATGGTGTAGCTAACTTATGCACTATATGTATCATTCGTAGATATACTTTCAGAAAATCACAATTCGTACCTATACTTGACTTTTATAATAAATCTACCTGTATTTGGCACAGATTGCATACTTCGCGTGAACGAATACAGCGAATATAGATGCCTGGAAACAAAACATTTGCTACGAATGGTAAATATTGAAACAATAGCTGCGAATTGTAATTAGCTATGAAACTGTAGTGCTTTATGAAATTTCCTCTAAAAATATATAGAGAACTTCCggtgtttttttatttttattttgtcttaTATAATATTGGATTTGTACGAGCTTAGAGGAGCAACAAAGAAGATTTATACAGCCGATCCGagcttattttggattgagacatCGCTGTTAGTGTTATATCCATAGCCATAAACTGGTaaacaaaagttagaaatttcttACTTTAACTTCTTGTAAAATGATGAACAAAAAATTAGGCAAGATAAGGATTCTATGAGCAATTCTTGGATAAACCTGGCTTTTCTTAACACCATATCAATTCTAGCAATCCATATTGGCCCTAAAGCATGAAACAGATGGTGAAAATGAACGTGGATTTTTAAAATCCGCCCCACCTAATAATTCTGGGATTTACATTTTCAACATGTCAAAAAAACTCTAGCAACTAAAATAAGGTTTACTACTTGTTGTTTTAGTTCTAAAGCAGATGACAAataactcttcttctttttttcttgttgCTCATCTATCAGACCTGAAAAGTTCAGAAGTTAATAACTCAACAATTTATTGTGGTAGGTGGGGTGACCAATGGAAGTGCAGATAGGTGTAAAAGCTAAAGTAAActgaaaaaaaagttaaaaaattgaaCTGCAAGTGTAGATACAGGATAAAAGGCCAGTCGAAGAAAGTTTTAGTTCCTAAAGGGGAAATGGCATCTCATAATCACATCTTTAGAGTTATCATTACATTTTCTTTGATTTCATGGCTCATCTTTCAATCTCATGTGTCTTCACAGGACAAAGTTAACTTGTCCTTGTACTATGAATCCTTGTGTCCATATTGTGCTGACTTCATTGTGAACAAGTTAGCAAAGGTTCTTGAAACAGATCTTGCATCAATTGTGAATCTTAGGCTTGTACCTTGGGGTAATACTCAAATTGCACCCAACACCAGCTGGATTTGCCAGGTTCCATTTCTCTTTAAATTTCTCTAAAATAGCAACTTTCACTTGCACTCCTTTAATTTCCAAACTTCAGCTTATGAAAACTTTCATTTGTTTGGTTATTTTCCCTACTTTCTTAACCTAAGATTTGCTTAGGCCTTACTCTTGTTAAGCTTTAAGACCCATTCTAGCCAGTGTGTGAGACACCTTAAACCAAGGGGGTTCCCAAAACTTTCAGTACTTAATAATAAATCTAATTCAGagtaatatttttctaaaaaccaATATGCATATATACAACAGGCGGACACCTCTTGAGAAAAATACAAAGTATACATTAATTTGGGACAAGAAGTAAATTCTAGAAAGCCCCATAGCCCCAGACTCAAACTTGGGTACAAGTTCGATTGTGAGACTGACACTCATTCTAGCCAAAACTAATAGGCTCATGCTTCGACTTTGATTTTATAAGTGTTCCAATGAAGAACTCTATGCAAAGCCTTGCAACTAAATTCTGTCCTGTTCTATGTCTTGTTAGGTCTTGCCTTTTTAAAGATCATTCTTGTCTGCATTTCAATTTGATGATTAAACTAACATGCAGCATGGACCAGCGGAGTGTCTGCTAAACACAGTGGAAGCTTGTGCTATCAAGGTTTGGTCAAATCTGGTAACCCCTCTGACACATACTATAAAATAAAGCGTGAAATAAAAAAATTTGATGTGTGAAAATAGTCAGCATTATACGAGTATAGGAACAATAGGTTGTTACATATTCAGTTAATAACTCAAAGTTTACTAATTCCACAAGTTGTTGAATATGATACAGGACACACATTTCAAGTTTATAAATTGTGTAGAACAATTGCATCTGGAAAACAGGCACTGCTCGTGGCAATCTTGTTTTTCTGCAACTGGTTTGAGCCAAACTCCAATCAAGAATTGCTATAACAATGGGCTTGGATATCGGGTAATAACAAAAGTTTTAGTCGTCTGTCGGTCAAATGTTGATCAAGCTGTAGACCACGGCACAATTCTCATTATTATTGATCATTCGAAAGTCATACAACCAAGAAATTTTATTCTGTTGTTTTAATATCTACTAAAGTAGAAATTAATAATTTCTTAATGTATATGAACTCACAGCTAGAGAAAGCATATGCAGATGAAACTGCAAGCCTGAACCCCAATCACAGGTTTGTACCATGGGTGCTAGTAAATAACCAGCCTCTTCAAGAAGTTAGTACCTCAATCTCTCTGTGTTTCGTTTCCATTCGTTGTATTGACTACGAGCAACATGGATGAAGATATTCTACTAATTCTGGCTGCAGGATTACCAGAATTTTATAGCATACATCTGCAGAGCTTATAGAGGGCGCAATATACCACAAGCTTGCAAAAACAAAGGACTTGAGATCAATAAAACAAACGTGCCAGATAGTGGTCCTCGAGTCTGCTTTAGAGGATAACCAATAGCTGAATTATGTAAAGAGTTGCAGTGTTTTAGAGTGTGGAGTAGCAAGTTGTTTCTTGACTGCACAAATTGTACCAACTTTTAATGAGCTTTGTATTTTTCAAGCAACGATGTAACAAGTGTTTATACGAATTGAATAAATGGACTTCTATAACCGTATTACTAATATTTGCAAGAGTACTACTCGAGGTTTTCTTGATGACTTTTGCCTAAAAATCGGTTACGGAAAATGATTAATATTATTGAATTCTTTTCAGCGAGGTGATGGAAGTGTAGGAGATAATTTAGAATAAAAAGACGACAAAGAAAGCAAACTACCTTTTACAACTAGCTGCCCATATCTTTTCACAACACATTACTACATTCAATATTGCAGTAATTGAAACACAAGAGGGGAGAGAAGAATTGTGTAAAAGAATACTTAGGTGACTAGTTTTAATATTAGTCGACTCTTTTTCCTGGAGACATTAGGTTAAAGCAAAATTACAATAACGAATATTTATGCAAAAAGAAATAAATGAGACACAGAGTTTTATACTAGTTCATCTACCAGTGTGGTACCTACATCTAGTTCCtttgggtcacaagggttcttTTAGTTCTTCAAAGATAATTTGTTACATCAGTCGTGGTTTTCTTTCATTCACCACAAACGATGTACAGTTGCATATTTCCCAAGTTCATGACACAACCTCTTGACTGTTTTCTACTTCTATCTTTTATGACACTAGCAAACTCAAGAATATAGTGTTTTAACTAAGAACTAGAAAGATGTAGAGAGCTTATGTATTGAAGTTGCGTGTGTTCTCTCCTTTTCTAGGTTCTTCATATAGGCCGGTCTTGAGTTATTTCAGTCACCAAAATCTTCATTGTTTGCAAGCGAGATTGAAAAATATCCATTGGTTGAGGCAAGACATTTTTAAGAGATTTGACCCAAGGGATGCCTCTGAATTCAGTCAATAGATGTGTTTGTCATATCTTCACGAGGGATTTTCGGACAGTTAGTTGATTGAGAGTTGATCATTCGATCTTTTTCCGTTAGTAAATGCATCTTTCTTCTGCTGAGTTGTCTGATTAATGCACTTTTGATTGCCCTATGATCTCAGATCTTGTACATTAGTTTGCTCTTCTTCTTGTCTTGATTTCTTAATCTAGACGGACGAGTTGCATCACTtgcatttctttcctttttattttcctgCACAGATTTGAATGAGATGAGTATTTCTATTATTGAGAGTGTCATCATTGAAACTCAAAGTGTAACAATCTCTCCTTTTTTTATGATGACAACCAAAAAGAGTAATAATATAGATGATACTTCCCTGTAGGTTTGGTGCTTCCCTCGTGTTGTTGAATTTGTGCTTCCCTAactttttgcctttttcttttctctccccTTTCACATAAATCAAAAATGAAAGAACAATGCAAGAATAGGAAAAACAATGCAAGAATGGGCAAAACAAATACCACATATACATATATGCTAATAATAGTAGTTTTATGCCAAAAAAGGCATAATAGTAACTAAGTTGATACAGACCAAGCGAAAAACTAATAAAAGTAGTAGCAAAAATAAGATTTTATTAGACAAAATACACAATAGGCCTTAGTTTTTCCCCATAAAGTACTTCAGGGTGTTGATCACTTTGCTACAAAAAGAGTCATAGGTGGTCTCAACATCCTTAGTGAGCTTGTCCACTTTGTCAGTCATGTTCTTGAATGCCTTGATCCCGTGCTTTTTGGTAGCTTCAAAGTCCATCATGAGCTTAGCCATATATGTATATGTTTTCTTTgtaatttctattattttgtcCATTTGCTCCTTCATAGTCGTGAGCATGCTCTGTAGGCCTTCAAACCCTTGATGAATTTATTATAGGTTGCTAGGATCAGTCGACTAAATCTCTGCCGGCTCAGAGGGTGGTTCAGCATGTGCTGGTGTCTCTGCTGCCTTAACTCACCTTACCCATACATCCTCAACCAGAGTGTAGCCATTATAACAAAGGGTGTCTTATCATATGTACTAGAGATAATCTTAGGTAAAAAACGTGCCAAATTTACCTTCGTCACTTCAAGAATGTGCGAAATAAGCAAACCATAGGGCATACATGAGGCAGAGGATGAGACCTCTCTAATACTTTCTAGCATGTATTGACGAGTCCACACAAACCAGTTAAGTCTATTATTTTTCACAAGATAATACAGAATAAAGATGTCACAGGTGGTCAAAGAGCTATAAGAACTAGTTCTTGGTAAAAGAGTAGTGGCAATCATGTGAGCCAACAAACGATgttaaaattttaaacttttatgGCCAATATAGGGAGGGGGGAGGTTCTAAGACAACACAAGTTTTGCCTCTTCTAGAGAGACTTTAAAGTCTTTTGGTCAGGAGTTTCGAACAAACACATCATAACTATAATATTTTacagaattatttttctcaaagtGATAAGCATCAAGCACAATATGAGTACCCAAAACCATTGATTCTAAGTTGTCTTTATTATTCACAAACAGACTTGTATAGAACATTTTCACAGGTTCTTCATACACAGTGTTTCCAATAGTGTCAAATAGAGGAGATAAACGTTGAAAGTCAAAAATTGAGACAACATCACAATGAATATCCTTCATAAGAGAGAGACTTACCATACAACCATATGCCATGGACTTTGATTTGTAAGATTCAAACTTTGATCTCCGGTGGTCCATAGAAGATTATCTTGTCTTCAAGCCCAAAATCATTACTCTCCAATACTCCCTTTTTGCATACAGACCTTTTTGGGGTTTGGTCCACGGGTCTTTTACCAGCTCTTTTCTGGCTCAAAACTTGATCTTCAGAGGAGTTACTGCTTCCATTGTCGGTTTTGAGAGGATCAGAGTCAAAGGATGATTTTAgatcaactatttcttcagggGTTTGGTTCTTTTAGAAACAACGGCTACGACGTTTGGAAGAGGAGAAGGTTTTAGCTTTAGCCATAGTAGATGAGTGTCTAAGAGATGGTGATGAAGTGATGAAGAGTGTAGAGGGATAATTAAAAAGGCTACTAGAGAGTATGAAGGGTTTTCTCGATTGGAGTAAAAAGGTAGAAAAAAGGAGTGAAGTGACTGTTCTAAGGAGTCTCTTCGGCGGTTTACATTGCATATAATTATGCAAATCATGTAATGCAATTAATGGATGCTATCAAACTATCATACAATGTATAAGGAAACACAATATTTTTGCAAGAGTAGAAAGATTctagtaaataaaaaaaatctctaAGGAGCACGCATAATGCCAATTTGATTGCGTAAAGAGCAAAAACTTTCTTTTAGAAGGGGTTTTATAAAAATATCAACAAGTTAAAACTCCATATTAATAAATTCTAGTGCTATGTCACCTGTAGTAACATGATCACGAATAAAATGATGCTTAATTTCTATATGCTTGGTCCTAGAGTGATGCATAAAAATTTTCGACAGACAAATAGCATTGGTATTATCATATAAAATAGGAGTGAAAATCAAATGAAGATCATAATCTAAAAGTTGATGCATAATATATAGAATCTGAGTGCAAAAACTTCCAACTGCAAGATATTCAGCTTCAGGAGTTGACAATACAACACAATTTTATTTCTTGCTATGCCAAGAAATTAAAGCATTTCCCAATAATTGACATGTCCCACTAATTCAAAAGTGTTGATAAGATATCTAATGATATGTTTTACCACAGTAAGGTGTGATTCCTCAGAAGCTGACTGAAACCTTGTACATTTGCATACACTAAATATTATATTTGGTCGACTGGCGGTAAGGTACAAGAGAGATACAATCATTCCTCTATACATAGTTTTGTTAACACTTTTTCCATCACTGTCCTGTTCAAGAGCCGTTGGTGGGTTCATAGGTGTTCCACTAGAATTTGCATTTTCCATTCTAAACTTTTTTATAAGTTCTTTTGTGTGTTTGGTTTGTCTAATGAAGATTTCTTTGGATTATTGTTTGATTTGCAATGAAAACAAGAAAGTTaattctcccatcatgctcatttcaaattatcCTTTCATAATACTTGAAAACCCTTCACACAAAGCAGGATTAGAACTTTCAAAGATAATATCATCCacataaatttaaataataagATTTTCAGAGTTAGATCGTCTAATAAACAAAGTTGTCGTTGAAAACCATGGGCTAACAAGATAGAACTTAGTCTATTATACCAGGCTTTGGGAGCTTGTTTGAGATTGTACAAGGCTTTTGATAACTTGAAGACACGATTAGGAAGTCGCTATTGACAAACACTGGAGGTTATTTTACAAATACTTATTCTGAGATGTATCCATTTAGGAAAGCACTTTTAATATCCATCTGAAATAACCTGAAACCTTTGTGAGCTGCATAAGCAAGAAGTATACGAAATAGACTCTAACCTTGCTACATGAGCGAACGTGTGACAACtcaataggtcattttgagtactagcctttaTTTCTTTATTATGAGACATCTCAAAGCTCCATTTGATGTTATATGACTTGCGTGCTTGGTCGGTGTTGCTTTTCGGAAAGATAttatgtgaaattttgaagaaaccatgatttttgacttaaaatgaggcTTGAGCTGACCACAGTCAACATTCTTAGTAAACTGACATCAGTGATTTAACGattccgataggttcgtatgatatttttggacttgtacgcatatTTATTTGGGGTCCCGAGCGACCCGAACGTGTTTCAGCACTTTATCGGGGCCAGGTTTCCCTTTACCGGGTTTTTCCCTTGGCAAATAGAACGGAAACAGAAAGCGATATATCCGCTTCTATTATCCACTCTTAGGTTGCAGTTGCTCTTTGAGTTCTCTCTTTCTTTATTTATGGGTCTTCCTAGGCCGTTAGATCAAGATAAGAAAGATAAGAATGGTATTAGATAGATATCTTCTTCTTTACTAAGGGAATAGGTATGGGGCGCCCTTACTTTTTGAATGGGTTACCTTAGGCATTACTAACTAATCCACTATGTCCGCTATCAAATAGCCCAGACAAGATAGAAAGTCTCTATTATTGTGAGGCTTCCCTTCCCTTAATCTAAGGGTTTAAAAATTTGGGTTTTGATAATCGattcttgatatttgatgttattttgattattGAGTTAGTgatcaagtttgtatgatattattaTGCTTGGTTGCATGTTCATATAggagcccgaggggcttgggtgagtttcgggtgtgttttggatgatATTGGGACTGCTGGTGCAAGTCTGATGCTGGTTTAAGTTGTAGGTCTCGTATTTGCGAGAAccttatcgcaattgcgagcatcgAATTTGCGATGTCAGGCTTTCAAATGAAAAGAGGGAGCTAGGGACTGGGTTTCGCTTTTGCGAGAAATCCTTCACAATTGCGGACTGAGTTtggtccgcatttgcgaccattttGTCGCTTGTGAGATGACAAGGATTTTCGGACAACTTTGGAAATGTGAACCAGAGTTTGCAATTGTGAACAAGAGTTTTGCAAATGCGACGTATGCTGCTGGGTAAAAGTTGGAAAAAACGGGACTCAACTAATTTTACATTAATTTTCAACTCTAGACTCCATAGAGACGATTTCTTGAGAGCTTtatcttcccaaattcattggtaaacATATAtaactagttttcaatcaattttaactacttttcattaatttttaacatcaaatttatgaaatttaaggtagaaattaggagttttgggtagaatttaggaattttgaaaaaaataagatttagacctcaaaatGAGGTCGactttcgaaacaaatcacataatcgggcttgGGGTGAATGAAAAATCGGGATTTGGTTTGAATCTCAATTTCGACCAAGCAAGCCCGTGGTTGATTTTTTCaaatatgatcaaaattgaaccttttttatttgtgggtagtttctaaagcttgttttgtattttttgaacaatatttgactagattcagttattttggaggcttgttccAAAGGAAAAGCCGTGGTTGATTGTTGATCTGATTTCAAAAAGatgtaagtatcgtggttaaccttgatttgagaaaAATATGACTTAATTGGTCTATTTGCTAAGTGATCTATGTGTGAGAACAAAGTATATGCacggtgacgagtatatatacatTGTTATGGGTTAAGCATGCAGGGTGGGCTATTAACCGTGCTTTTTAACTATATCATGCCTTATTTTACTCCGTGTTACTATTCATGTTATGCCTTCATTGttgcttatctttatttgttaaatacatgTCTTCCTTGCTACATGTTTCATGCGTCTATATTTTTACTTGTCCGATTTTACTTGGTCTATGCCTTTAATTGTTTATGTGCCTTCGCTTTCTTCTATTTCCTTTCGGTTTGTTATGTTGGTTTGCCTTAGAGTATTTACTTGTTTTGATTTCTTTCTCATAAGCTATGACATAGTTGGTTGTAGTATTTCTATAGatatatgggattgggttgcgcgttGCAACagatattgatatgatatatgggatcgggttgcacgccgcaatgatattaatgtgatatttgggattgggttgcatgctgaAACAGATATTTATATTGTATTTGGGACCGAGTTGCACTCTGcaaaaaatattgatattgtattttgaattgggttgcacgtcgcaacggatattgatattgtatatgggatcgggttgcacgccataatgATATTGGTATTTATAaatgtgtggattgggttgcatacCGCAACAAAGAAGATATCTATCATGATTGTTCTTTGTTGTTGATTCTGTATCCATGTTGTATTGTGAATTTTGGCGTTGGTGATATTCTGGGGCCCTCTGTAATGTATTGCATGATCTGGTTTTAATGTTAATCATTGTTTCTctattttgttattgtttttaCTTATACTCATACATGTCTATAGTGAGTGCCTTGCTATATCCTCGTctttacttcgtcgaggttagactcggcacttacagagtacatggggttggttgtactcatactacacttcttcacttCTTGTGGAGATTCTAGTGTTGGTCTCAGCGGCTACACACAGCATCACAGTATATTTATCGCCACCAAGGCCAACATGCTTCTCCTTGTGTGTCTCTAGACTATGGATAATGGCAACTAGTCCATAGACGGACACAACAAGTAACTGGCTCTTTCTACGCAATCACTTTGTTGGACTTGTTTCTTTACTCTTCAAGGGCAACAACATAGGAGAATGTCTACCCTTTGTCATCTCCATGTCCAACCGAATCTTCGGCTTTGATACTTGTCTACTAAGAAGAGAACACACTAAAACAATACTAAGAAAATGGCACAACAGAATAAACACTTAGTCAAAGTCTTCCCAATCTATTTGAACCAAGAGGAACAAGCAAAActataggtcacgagttcgagccgtgaaagcaaccactaatgcttgtattagggtAGTTTGTCTACATTGCACCCAttagg
Proteins encoded in this window:
- the LOC107785102 gene encoding gamma-interferon-responsive lysosomal thiol protein isoform X1 — protein: MASHNHIFRVIITFSLISWLIFQSHVSSQDKVNLSLYYESLCPYCADFIVNKLAKVLETDLASIVNLRLVPWGNTQIAPNTSWICQHGPAECLLNTVEACAIKVWSNLDTHFKFINCVEQLHLENRHCSWQSCFSATGLSQTPIKNCYNNGLGYRLEKAYADETASLNPNHRFVPWVLVNNQPLQEDYQNFIAYICRAYRGRNIPQACKNKGLEINKTNVPDSGPRVCFRG
- the LOC107785102 gene encoding gamma-interferon-responsive lysosomal thiol protein isoform X2, whose amino-acid sequence is MASHNHIFRVIITFSLISWLIFQSHVSSQDKVNLSLYYESLCPYCADFIVNKLAKVLETDLASIVNLRLVPWGNTQIAPNTSWICQHGPAECLLNTVEACAIKDTHFKFINCVEQLHLENRHCSWQSCFSATGLSQTPIKNCYNNGLGYRLEKAYADETASLNPNHRFVPWVLVNNQPLQEDYQNFIAYICRAYRGRNIPQACKNKGLEINKTNVPDSGPRVCFRG